A window of Clostridioides sp. ES-S-0010-02 genomic DNA:
TCTATAATGTAACTTTCTCCTAAGTTTGCTTTTGCTTTAAACGTATCGTAACCTGGAACATTTGATTCTGAACCTATAGTTGATTCTCCACTTTTATCTTCTATGCTAACTACTATAGCACCTTTTCCTTCTGGTATATCAAAAGAATCGATTGGAACTGTTATGTATCCCGAATATTGTGTAGTGCCCTCTTTTAATTTTTTCATGTTATTTTCTTGAGGTATGCTATTTACTACTGGAGCATAATATATTTCATACTTAGCTCCTATACTCTCAGTTAAAAACATTACAGACTTTAGAGTCTCATCTCCCCTATTAAAGTCAAATACATTTGCAGCTGTTATCTTGTTTGAAATTAAAGGAACAATACTTGCATAGTCATGTTGATACATTTTTTCATCATCATTTGGTTTTTGACCTCCTCTGATTGAGAAATTATCTATATCAGACATAAGAGTCTTATCTTCATAAGATATCCAGAAGTATCCACGTTCAGAATTATAATCTCCCCAACTATTTTTTATTAGCCATGCACCATTTTTTGATGGTCTATTGCTTGAATTAAAGTTATCCTTAGAATAATTGTCATCCCAACCTACAACTGAAATAGCATGGTTAGTGTTAAAACTTTTTGTTGGACAATAATATGAATTTTGGTCTTCACTTTGATACCTAATATCTTCATAATAACCTGATGTTACTGCTCCATACTGTAATATAGCATTTTTTGTAGAGTTTATATCATTACTTACACATACAGCATCTGTTACATTAAAGACAGTTGGTGCTGTATTCATATTAGCTGGTTTTGTTGCTCCTTGTGCTTTAGATATTTTACCATTATATGGAATATCTTTTTCCAATTTAGGACCTGACCAAGATGTTAAGTATCCCATAGCTTCATAATTTAAAGCACCATCCATATCATTTACAGTCCATCCATATTCACCTTCTGAAGCCCACCATCTTAAATGTTCTTCTGATAAATCATAGTCTCCATAATTCTTCAATTTCAGGAAACTTTCTAAAGTTGCCATAGCTGCAAAGTCCCAGCATATTCCAAGATTTTCTTGATTTTTTATTGATGTCATTAATCCTAACTTTCTTGGGTCATAAGATGCTGGAGCTGTTCTTCCTTTGCTTTGAACTTTAGTACCTTCCAATTGATATGGATTTGGTATAATACCATTATATTTTTCTGTACGTCCATTTTTAGCATCTTCTAGATATTGTTTATAGGTCTCACTGTATTCAGCTTTTTTTATCTGATTCAATGTATTTCCATTTTCAGCTGACACAGGAATCGTTGACATTACTAAAATAGAAATTAAAAATAATG
This region includes:
- a CDS encoding cell wall-binding repeat-containing protein is translated as MKKFASRKASRFIALFLISILVMSTIPVSAENGNTLNQIKKAEYSETYKQYLEDAKNGRTEKYNGIIPNPYQLEGTKVQSKGRTAPASYDPRKLGLMTSIKNQENLGICWDFAAMATLESFLKLKNYGDYDLSEEHLRWWASEGEYGWTVNDMDGALNYEAMGYLTSWSGPKLEKDIPYNGKISKAQGATKPANMNTAPTVFNVTDAVCVSNDINSTKNAILQYGAVTSGYYEDIRYQSEDQNSYYCPTKSFNTNHAISVVGWDDNYSKDNFNSSNRPSKNGAWLIKNSWGDYNSERGYFWISYEDKTLMSDIDNFSIRGGQKPNDDEKMYQHDYASIVPLISNKITAANVFDFNRGDETLKSVMFLTESIGAKYEIYYAPVVNSIPQENNMKKLKEGTTQYSGYITVPIDSFDIPEGKGAIVVSIEDKSGESTIGSESNVPGYDTFKAKANLGESYIIDSTGKFYDINRDSKFYPCNFTIKAVTEKSSGESIPNESLIGSDRYETAIKVSQNGFSSSENVVLVNGSSIVDALAATPFTSAINSPILLTQKEALNSKTKAEIQRLGAKKVYLIGGENSISKETEQQLKNLNISTERISGSDRYKTSLLLAQKLNSIKNVSQIAVVNGVKGLADAISVGAAAAENNIPIILANEKSELQGADEFLNSLNIEKSYIIGGTVSLSTSLESKLKNPTRLSGSSRDETNSKIIDNFYKKDTLKNAYVVKNGIKSQNDLIDGLAVGPLGAKNASPVILVGDKLADSQKDVLKNKTLEKATQVGGGANQNAFKELVKLKSAK